A stretch of bacterium DNA encodes these proteins:
- a CDS encoding MFS transporter, whose amino-acid sequence MPPSPSPIDTPEPWRQRLIDRLEESGRFRTVTLITALAGMFATTFPVTILTISLGPIAEEFQAQETTIAWVISAPMLLSAVFFPLLGKLGDLRGHRQIFLIGFGFATLVAGLTALAWDEWSLIGLRTLAAILGGATQPTSMALIFSVYPPEQRVRAMGWWSMTGAAAPALGLALGGPLVELFGWRVVFGLQAAISLVALALAYAVLRETPRKRVRFDFAGSVALAVGIGGFMFALGSLRLLGGDPTIPLAAVGVGIFGLLAFVTIETRVEEPLLPLAFFRSRNFSATLLTNATTSAGYMGSFVIAPFFLFHLGFSATAASFLILMRTGALTIASPMGGNLGERFGERGASLFGCSVMTVGLGLAGWGISQEHLVTFMIGLILQGLGHGWSQPSITAAISRSVDESDLGIAAASNRLFGQGGAAFGITLLTLAYGGEQTPEAFATAFLVGTGLSAISVVTAVWIGASKLDLHPDEDAHVAPAVGR is encoded by the coding sequence ATGCCCCCCTCCCCTTCGCCGATCGACACCCCCGAACCCTGGCGTCAGCGCTTGATCGACCGGCTCGAGGAGAGCGGACGCTTCCGGACGGTCACGCTGATCACCGCCCTCGCCGGCATGTTCGCGACGACCTTCCCGGTCACGATCCTGACGATCTCCCTCGGGCCGATCGCCGAGGAGTTCCAGGCGCAGGAGACGACGATCGCCTGGGTGATCTCGGCGCCGATGCTCCTGTCGGCGGTCTTCTTTCCGCTCCTCGGCAAGCTCGGTGATCTGCGCGGCCACCGGCAGATCTTCCTGATCGGGTTCGGCTTCGCGACCCTCGTCGCGGGCCTGACCGCCCTCGCCTGGGACGAGTGGAGCCTGATCGGCCTGCGCACCCTCGCCGCGATCCTCGGCGGCGCGACGCAGCCGACGTCGATGGCGCTCATCTTCTCGGTCTACCCGCCTGAGCAGCGCGTCCGCGCGATGGGCTGGTGGTCGATGACCGGAGCCGCCGCGCCCGCCCTCGGACTCGCCCTGGGCGGCCCCCTCGTCGAGCTCTTCGGCTGGCGGGTCGTGTTCGGACTGCAGGCGGCGATCAGCCTCGTCGCCCTCGCGCTCGCCTACGCCGTCCTGCGCGAGACGCCGCGCAAGCGCGTGCGCTTCGACTTCGCGGGCTCCGTCGCCCTCGCGGTCGGGATCGGCGGCTTCATGTTCGCCCTCGGAAGCCTGCGCCTGCTCGGTGGGGATCCGACGATTCCCCTCGCCGCGGTCGGCGTCGGCATCTTCGGGCTCCTCGCTTTCGTCACGATCGAGACCCGCGTCGAGGAGCCGCTCCTCCCCCTCGCCTTCTTCCGATCACGGAACTTCTCGGCGACCCTGCTCACGAACGCGACGACCAGCGCGGGCTACATGGGCTCCTTCGTGATCGCGCCCTTCTTCCTCTTCCATCTCGGCTTCTCCGCGACCGCCGCATCGTTCCTGATCCTCATGCGAACCGGCGCGCTCACGATCGCCTCGCCGATGGGCGGGAACCTGGGCGAGCGATTCGGCGAGCGAGGCGCGTCGCTCTTCGGCTGCAGCGTGATGACCGTCGGGCTGGGACTGGCGGGATGGGGCATCTCCCAGGAACACCTCGTCACCTTCATGATCGGACTGATCCTCCAGGGCCTCGGCCACGGCTGGAGTCAGCCTTCGATCACCGCGGCGATCTCGCGCTCCGTCGACGAATCCGACCTCGGAATCGCGGCCGCCTCGAATCGCCTCTTCGGACAGGGTGGCGCTGCCTTCGGCATCACGCTCCTGACCCTCGCCTACGGCGGCGAGCAGACCCCCGAAGCCTTCGCGACGGCCTTCCTCGTCGGAACGGGACTCTCCGCGATCTCCGTCGTGACCGCCGTGTGGATCGGCGCCTCGAAGCTCGATCTCCACCCGGACGAAGACGCGCACGTCGCGCCCGCGGTCGGACGTTAG
- a CDS encoding aromatic ring-hydroxylating dioxygenase subunit alpha: protein MHREEQIRLLKELMRHRDDGTNVDAGGHRRNPTDVYRSPAIAAQEWARFFQGHPQLLGLSGDLPKPGSFVTSRDFGGPVLATRDAAGRFRAFANTCRHRGVVLENRERGEAERFVCPFHAWTYSNAGELVAIPKPEHFGTIDKSCHGLIELPAAELHGFLFVHPDPEGTIEETDVLGGLSDEFASWDFGKLVHVGTDTYDMRLNWKLAIDTFGETYHFNALHKDTLAQAFYGNAQCYDVFDKNHRMILCLKGLDDLRGKPEDDWHITDGGFPVYYLFPNVQVNVGASGVTLVRTYPDRENPGRSISRVTFYSTEAAIGADPGLALERARIFGDVIRDEDYAVAEGSQLSAEAGLQDYVIFGRNEPALHHYHNTYRRVLGMEALPLIQV from the coding sequence ATGCACCGGGAAGAACAGATCCGTCTCCTGAAGGAGCTGATGCGCCACCGCGACGACGGCACGAACGTCGACGCGGGTGGCCACCGGCGGAACCCCACCGACGTCTATCGCTCGCCCGCGATCGCCGCGCAGGAGTGGGCCCGTTTCTTCCAGGGGCACCCTCAGCTCCTCGGGCTCTCCGGCGACCTGCCGAAGCCCGGGAGCTTCGTCACGAGCCGCGACTTCGGGGGGCCCGTGCTGGCGACCCGCGACGCCGCCGGCCGCTTCCGCGCCTTCGCGAATACCTGCCGCCACCGCGGGGTCGTGCTCGAGAATCGCGAGCGGGGCGAGGCGGAGCGCTTCGTCTGTCCCTTCCACGCCTGGACCTACTCGAACGCGGGCGAGCTCGTCGCGATCCCGAAGCCCGAGCACTTCGGAACGATCGACAAGTCGTGTCACGGGCTGATCGAGCTGCCGGCGGCGGAGCTGCACGGCTTCCTCTTCGTCCACCCCGATCCGGAAGGGACGATCGAGGAGACCGACGTGCTCGGGGGGCTCTCGGACGAGTTCGCGTCCTGGGATTTCGGGAAGCTGGTCCACGTCGGGACCGACACCTACGACATGCGGCTCAACTGGAAGCTCGCGATCGACACCTTCGGCGAGACCTACCACTTCAATGCGCTGCACAAGGACACCCTCGCGCAGGCGTTCTACGGCAACGCGCAGTGCTACGACGTCTTCGACAAGAACCACCGCATGATCCTCTGCCTCAAGGGCCTCGACGACCTGCGCGGCAAGCCCGAGGACGACTGGCACATCACCGACGGCGGCTTCCCGGTCTACTACCTCTTCCCGAACGTCCAGGTGAACGTCGGCGCGTCGGGCGTGACGCTCGTGCGGACCTATCCGGACCGCGAGAACCCGGGACGATCGATCTCACGCGTCACGTTCTACTCGACCGAAGCTGCGATCGGAGCGGATCCGGGGCTCGCCCTCGAGCGCGCACGCATCTTCGGAGACGTGATCCGCGACGAGGACTACGCCGTGGCCGAGGGGTCGCAGCTCTCGGCGGAGGCCGGTCTCCAGGACTACGTGATCTTCGGACGCAACGAGCCGGCGCTCCACCACTACCACAACACCTATCGTCGGGTGCTGGGAATGGAAGCGCTCCCGCTCATCCAGGTCTGA
- a CDS encoding VOC family protein — MIDHLSTYGTDFERSKAFYDAVLAPLGVSLQTEMTASWDPDFPERRMAAWGPGRPMFWLVETRVEYTPRHFAFTAADRGSVDAFHAAGIALGATDHGAPGPRPIYHPDYYGGFLLDPDGNNVEAVCHAPPV; from the coding sequence GTGATCGACCATCTGAGTACGTACGGGACGGACTTCGAGAGGAGCAAGGCCTTCTACGATGCGGTGCTCGCGCCGCTCGGCGTGTCGCTGCAGACGGAGATGACCGCGAGCTGGGACCCGGATTTCCCGGAACGGCGAATGGCAGCGTGGGGGCCGGGCCGGCCGATGTTCTGGCTCGTCGAGACGCGCGTCGAGTACACGCCGCGCCACTTCGCGTTCACCGCCGCGGATCGCGGCTCGGTCGATGCGTTCCACGCGGCGGGGATCGCTCTAGGCGCGACCGACCACGGCGCGCCGGGCCCGCGTCCGATCTACCACCCGGACTACTACGGCGGCTTCCTGCTCGACCCCGACGGCAACAACGTCGAGGCGGTCTGCCACGCGCCGCCGGTTTGA